A window of the Ogataea parapolymorpha DL-1 chromosome V, whole genome shotgun sequence genome harbors these coding sequences:
- a CDS encoding Ribosome biogenesis protein BRX1, which produces MLPQSRKEPKLDTKKNLFELNELAELHNCNNIMYFESRKHQDLYMWLSKTPNGPSIKFHIQNLHTMDELNFTGNCLKGSRPILSFDRAFDGDIHLKILKEVFIHQFGVPPGARKSKPFIDHLMTFAILDGKIWVRNYQISEPVGAEAAEADLEEMKLIEIGPRFVLTLITILEGSFCGPKIYENKEYVSPNVVRSTLKVDAAKKAVLRQEQSRMARHGKETGSKLLADDDLFT; this is translated from the coding sequence ATGTTGCCTCAGTCAAGGAAGGAACCAAAACTGGACACTAAAAAGAATCTTTTTGAGTTGAACGAGCTTGCGGAGCTGCACAACTGCAACAATATTATGTACTTCGAAAGTCGCAAACACCAGGATCTTTATATGTGGCTTTCGAAAACCCCCAACGGCCCAAGTATAAAGTTTCATATTCAGAATTTGCACACAatggacgagctcaattTCACTGGAAATTGTTTAAAAGGGTCGCGTCCGATATTGTCGTTTGATAGAGCTTTCGATGGCGATATTCATTTGAAAATTCTTAAAGAAGTGTTCATTCACCAATTTGGAGTGCCCCCAGGtgcaagaaaatcaaagcCTTTCATTGATCACCTGATGACTTTTGCTATCTTGGATGGGAAAATATGGGTTCGCAATTATCAAATTAGCGAGCCCGTAGGTGCCGAAGCAGCGGAAGCAGACTTGGAGGAAATGAAGTTGATCGAAATTGGACCTAGATTTGTTCTCACCTTGATAACTATATTAGAGGGCTCTTTCTGTGGTCCCAAGATTTATGAAAATAAAGAATACGTTTCACCTAATGTTGTTAGATCGACGCTGAAAGTCGATGCTGCTAAGAAAGCTGTTCTTCGGCAAGAACAATCGAGAATGGCACGGCATGGAAAAGAAACTGGCTCCAAACTTCTGGCAGACGACGATCTTTTTACTTGA
- a CDS encoding Target of rapamycin complex 2 subunit AVO1 yields MASAEIILNGGTPTRLKNSDHKPPIGSPDPVGDLPLTSSTSLVPLKKAAHTQNEECKGRKVLRNDDFAAASDDHSGDIDEISSEKTHALEADDKDLMSGVSRDSFSPRPQSIRSLGQGVYPTAFSTESSVTTSSLMPGDASRSGDMDLAPVSLDSSIARTKSFLFENTVPSDKEMDAFGFQSQLDSDDYFSTDSELSRSGDDDGLSSKTRQSLALYAENSWHQERTGDSSPSRHSKLNIAESKSSLNSKRGGEILFTKDKPGSFLMQHHSNLTNLLNEDFGIENNLSNAVHDDKALRCLIAVPRLSIGFENPIQIKVDESFAVEDVIQTSLTQIRRLSQNKGGIFAVDLNSQLWNLYLADDDGQIDDDMGPLERNRLLVSYCADEFVLDYKSNDDCSQNNFKCPKVASSSVLQESTNAGPRSIETLGSERLASLNSFLHATSDGSGITFDDKKNKSHVFIDSDTRRLASGKHSQQGREVESVMTKASNNASMGNDVGSSNETMQANSFHHVSKRKKKFQTLLQLTGLNGNEPHISGTNHGDSQTTKDRGYLGSGTYYRWTIWRRQQMSFRGRYPKSLVIDGHQIYILPFNESKGSWYESKTTSFDFNQIIKVKQNPRIPHYFKIVVMKQNHEAPKTYHLEAANAAESRAIVKTFNLLMERFPPTNEKT; encoded by the coding sequence ATGGCTAGTGCGGAAATTATCTTGAACGGTGGGACGCCTACccgtttgaaaaactcaGACCACAAGCCACCAATTGGGTCTCCTGATCCAGTGGGAGACTTGCCGCTGACATCGTCTACTAGTCTCGTCCCACTAAAAAAAGCTGCTCACACTCAAAATGAAGAGTGCAAGGGTAGGAAAGTTTTGCGAAATGATGACTTCGCTGCAGCCTCGGATGATCACAGTGGAGATATAGACGAAATCTCTAGTGAGAAAACTCACGCGCTCGAAGCCGATGATAAAGACTTGATGAGTGGTGTTTCGCGTGATAGCTTTTCACCTAGGCCCCAAAGCATCAGGTCACTGGGACAAGGCGTATATCCCACCGCATTCTCCACGGAATCCAGTGTAACCACAAGTTCTCTTATGCCAGGAGATGCGTCTAGAAGTGGTGATATGGACTTGGCGCCTGTTTCTTTGGATTCCAGTATTGCTCGCACAAAAAGCTTTTTATTTGAGAACACGGTGCCCTCAGATAAAGAAATGGACGCTTTTGGTTTCCAGAGCCAGCTGGACTCTGACGATTATTTCTCAACCGATTCAGAATTGTCCAGATctggtgatgatgatggTTTGAGCTCTAAAACGCGGCAAAGTCTAGCTTTGTATGCTGAGAATTCCTGGCACCAGGAAAGGACTGGTGACTCCAGTCCCTCGAGGCATTCCAAATTGAACATTGCCGAATCAAAATCGAGcttgaactcaaaaagAGGTGGCGAGATACTTTTCACTAAGGACAAACCTGGCTCCTTTTTAATGCAACATCACTCCAATCTTACGAATCTGTTGAACGAAGATTTTGGAATCGAAAACAATTTGTCGAATGCTGTACACGATGACAAAGCCCTCCGGTGTTTGATCGCGGTTCCTCGACTATCCATTGGTTTTGAAAATCCGATTCAAATAAAGGTGGATGAGTCGTTTGCTGTGGAGGATGTTATTCAAACTTCGCTAACACAAATTAGGAGATTAAGTCAAAATAAAGGTGGCATTTTTGCTGTCGATCTAAATTCGCAGCTGTGGAATCTCTATCTGGCTGACGACGATGGccagatcgacgacgacatggGACCTCTTGAGAGAAATCGGTTGCTCGTTTCTTATTGTGCTGACGAATTTGTTCTAGATTACAAATCTAACGATGACTGCTctcaaaataatttcaaaTGTCCTAAGGTTGCCAGCTCGAGCGTTTTGCAAGAAAGTACCAACGCTGGACCCAGATCCATAGAAACTCTTGGTTCTGAGAGACTTGCTTCTTTGAACTCCTTTTTACATGCGACTTCCGATGGGTCAGGAATTACCTTTGATGACAAAAAGAATAAAAGCCATGTATTCATTGATTCGGATACCAGAAGACTTGCCTCCGGGAAGCATAGTCAACAGGGGCGCGAAGTTGAATCAGTGATGACGAAAGCTTCAAACAATGCATCTATGGGTAATGACGTGGGTTCAAGTAATGAAACGATGCAAGCAAATTCATTCCATCATGTGTCTaaaaggaagaaaaaattTCAAACCTTGCTTCAATTGACGGGTCTAAATGGAAACGAACCCCATATATCTGGAACGAATCATGGAGACTCCCAAACTACCAAAGATCGAGGTTATTTGGGTTCAGGTACTTATTATCGATGGACTATTTGGCGGCGCCAACAAATGTCTTTCAGAGGCAGGTATCCCAAATCTCTTGTAATAGATGGACATCAGATATACATTTTGCCATTCAATGAATCAAAAGGATCTTGGTACGAGTCAAAAACAACTAGCTTCGATTTCAATCAAATCATTAAGGTGAAGCAAAACCCTCGCATTCCTCACTATTTTAAGATAGTTGTCATGAAGCAAAACCACGAAGCTCCAAAGACATACCATTTGGAAGCGGCTAATGCGGCGGAATCCAGAGCTATCGTCAAAACTTTCAATCTGTTAATGGAAAGATTCCCACCCACGAATGAGAAAACATAG